The following proteins come from a genomic window of Gottfriedia acidiceleris:
- the mnmA gene encoding tRNA 2-thiouridine(34) synthase MnmA, whose translation MNKKDPKDTRVVVGMSGGVDSSVTAYLLKQQGYDVIGIFMKNWDDTDEFGVCTATEDYEDVIAVCNQIGIPYYAVNFEKQYWDKVFTYFLDEYKKGRTPNPDVMCNKEIKFKAFLEHAMELGADYVATGHYAGVEFRDGEFKMLRGIDSNKDQTYFLNQLGQEQLSKVMFPLGGYLKPEIRKIAEEADLATAKKKDSTGICFIGERNFKEFLSNYLPAQPGEMRTMNGEVKGKHDGLMYYTIGQRHGLGIGGNGDPWFVVGKDLKNNILLVEQGFHNELLYSNEVLASDISWTSNKPKEGSFTCTAKFRYRSEDNEVTVHILDDNSVRILCHEKIRAITPGQAVVFYDGTDCLGGGTIDRAFIDGNELTYLR comes from the coding sequence ATGAATAAAAAAGATCCAAAAGACACTCGCGTAGTAGTTGGAATGTCAGGTGGTGTAGATTCATCTGTTACAGCATATTTATTGAAACAACAAGGATATGATGTCATCGGTATTTTTATGAAAAACTGGGATGACACAGATGAATTTGGAGTATGTACAGCAACTGAGGATTATGAAGATGTAATTGCAGTTTGTAATCAAATAGGAATTCCGTATTATGCAGTGAATTTTGAAAAGCAATATTGGGATAAAGTGTTTACCTATTTCTTAGATGAATATAAAAAAGGTAGAACACCAAACCCAGACGTAATGTGTAATAAAGAAATTAAGTTTAAAGCATTTCTTGAACATGCAATGGAGCTTGGAGCAGATTATGTAGCGACAGGTCATTATGCTGGAGTTGAGTTCCGTGACGGAGAATTTAAAATGTTACGAGGAATTGATAGCAATAAAGACCAAACTTATTTCTTAAATCAACTTGGTCAAGAACAACTATCGAAAGTTATGTTTCCACTTGGAGGCTATTTAAAGCCAGAAATCCGTAAAATTGCTGAAGAGGCAGATTTAGCGACAGCTAAGAAAAAAGACAGTACTGGAATTTGCTTCATAGGTGAACGTAACTTTAAAGAATTTTTAAGTAATTATTTACCTGCACAACCTGGTGAAATGAGAACAATGAACGGGGAAGTAAAAGGTAAACATGATGGACTTATGTATTATACAATTGGTCAACGTCATGGACTTGGAATCGGTGGAAATGGAGACCCTTGGTTCGTTGTAGGAAAAGACTTGAAAAATAATATATTATTAGTTGAACAAGGTTTTCATAATGAGTTACTTTATAGTAATGAAGTACTTGCTTCTGATATTAGTTGGACATCAAATAAACCAAAAGAAGGTTCATTTACATGTACTGCTAAATTCCGTTATCGTTCTGAAGATAATGAAGTAACAGTTCATATATTAGATGATAACTCAGTAAGAATTCTTTGCCATGAAAAAATTCGTGCAATCACTCCAGGACAAGCCGTTGTATTTTATGACGGGACAGACTGTCTAGGTGGAGGAACAATTGATCGTGCATTTATCGATGGTAATGAATTAACTTATTTAAGATAA
- a CDS encoding tetratricopeptide repeat protein, giving the protein MNNFERGVAALQEGNLEDAANFLTKEIEENPTNSLAYVNFGQLLLSMGDVERACRFFEKALEIDPELAAAHYAVGTVYFEDGKFELAKKHFQHCVKLGMNDSDVYFMIGLCCVNSGEDRFALPFFQRAIELDDKDVDALFQYGLTLAKLEMLDEAKINLEKVLQLDELHADAHYNLGIIAMFNDQVTTAKDHFNKAIESQDDHMLAMHAIKVIENKEVE; this is encoded by the coding sequence ATGAATAATTTTGAACGTGGAGTAGCAGCCCTGCAAGAGGGTAACTTAGAGGATGCAGCTAATTTTTTGACAAAGGAAATTGAAGAAAATCCTACTAATTCATTAGCGTATGTTAATTTTGGTCAGCTTTTACTATCAATGGGAGATGTCGAACGAGCTTGTCGTTTTTTTGAAAAAGCTTTAGAAATTGATCCGGAATTGGCAGCAGCGCATTATGCAGTTGGAACAGTGTATTTTGAAGATGGAAAATTTGAATTAGCAAAAAAACATTTTCAACATTGTGTGAAACTTGGCATGAATGATAGTGATGTCTATTTTATGATTGGTCTATGCTGTGTTAATAGTGGAGAAGATCGTTTTGCACTTCCATTTTTTCAACGAGCGATTGAGCTAGATGATAAAGATGTAGACGCATTATTCCAATATGGCCTTACTTTAGCTAAATTAGAAATGTTAGATGAAGCAAAAATTAATTTAGAAAAAGTTTTACAATTAGATGAACTTCATGCTGATGCACATTATAATCTAGGCATAATTGCGATGTTTAATGATCAAGTTACAACTGCGAAAGACCATTTTAATAAAGCGATTGAAAGTCAAGATGATCATATGCTTGCTATGCATGCTATAAAAGTAATTGAAAATAAAGAAGTAGAATGA
- the recD2 gene encoding SF1B family DNA helicase RecD2, which translates to MQTQSEMELFVDETPYIKGHITTIIFYNAENFYTVAKVKVVDTNLSNCEQEMTITGNIPRMNEDETYTFKGIVKDHPRYGKQFQISSFEKELPSTKKGVIQYLSSDLFKGIGKKTAEKIVDHLGEGAINKILDNADSLEGVPGLAKSKAKEIYETILSHQGLEKVISFLSSYGIGTGLSIKIYKTYNESTLDVIRTNPFKLIEDVDGIGFGRADEIGRAIGITGNHPDRIRAGCIYILEHLSMQEGHVYITQDQFIDETRQLLMKQDKELVEAVDISREMKRLVADGKLVMEDERIYLAALYYAEKGIVNAIQKLLSSAPDLGEMTETRFSKELEDLESKMNVKYAPSQAQAIKKAMESAMMVLTGGPGTGKTTVIKGIVNLFSTIHDLSLDQHSYPKDDPFPYLLAAPTGRAAKRMSEATGLPAVTIHRLLGWTREGEFSHHEENPLNGKLLIIDEFSMVDVWLGNQLLKSIPEGCQVIFVGDEDQLPSVGPGQVLKDLLNSGTVPTVRLKDIYRQSEDSSIITLAHYIKDGTISEDLFEQRKDRSFIGCSSQQVVEVVKKVCENANKKGFPVRDIQVLAPMYRGPAGIDALNEGLQEVFNPKKEKQREMNFGDTTFRTGDKVLQLVNVPENNVFNGDMGEIVNIFFAKENVEQQDIMIVSFDGNEVTYTRPDFSQLTLAYCCSIHKSQGSEFDIIVLPIVKSYYRMLRRNLIYTAVTRSKKFLIMCGEQDAFIQGIGRTDDGQRQTTLCMKLKGIENGEVQLNEDLPFQLSDELPNLSPYDFM; encoded by the coding sequence ATGCAAACCCAAAGTGAAATGGAATTGTTTGTTGATGAGACGCCCTATATTAAAGGGCATATCACAACAATCATCTTTTATAATGCAGAAAATTTTTATACTGTTGCGAAGGTAAAAGTGGTTGATACAAATTTATCAAATTGTGAACAGGAAATGACCATTACTGGGAATATTCCAAGGATGAATGAAGATGAAACATATACATTTAAGGGGATTGTAAAAGACCATCCGAGGTATGGTAAACAATTTCAAATTTCTTCATTTGAAAAAGAGCTTCCATCTACCAAAAAAGGTGTTATTCAATATTTATCCTCAGATTTGTTTAAAGGAATAGGAAAGAAAACAGCTGAAAAAATCGTTGATCATTTAGGTGAAGGTGCAATTAATAAAATTTTAGATAATGCTGATAGCTTAGAAGGTGTTCCCGGGCTGGCAAAATCAAAAGCTAAAGAAATTTATGAAACAATTCTATCTCATCAAGGTCTTGAAAAAGTAATCAGCTTTTTAAGTAGCTACGGCATTGGAACAGGTTTATCCATTAAAATTTATAAGACTTATAATGAATCAACTCTAGATGTTATCAGAACAAATCCATTTAAGTTAATTGAAGATGTAGATGGGATTGGGTTTGGAAGAGCAGATGAAATTGGTCGAGCAATCGGTATTACGGGAAATCATCCGGATCGTATACGTGCGGGTTGTATTTATATTTTAGAACATTTATCGATGCAAGAAGGCCATGTGTATATAACGCAAGATCAGTTTATTGATGAAACTAGACAATTATTAATGAAACAGGATAAAGAGCTTGTCGAAGCAGTCGACATTTCTCGGGAAATGAAACGATTGGTAGCAGACGGAAAGCTAGTAATGGAAGATGAGAGAATCTATTTAGCTGCGCTTTATTATGCTGAGAAAGGCATTGTAAATGCAATCCAAAAATTATTAAGCAGTGCTCCAGATTTAGGAGAAATGACTGAAACTAGATTTTCAAAAGAGCTAGAAGATCTCGAATCAAAAATGAATGTAAAATATGCCCCTTCACAAGCCCAAGCAATCAAAAAGGCAATGGAGTCAGCTATGATGGTCCTTACAGGTGGACCAGGGACAGGTAAAACGACAGTTATTAAAGGAATTGTTAATCTGTTTTCAACTATCCATGATTTATCATTAGATCAGCATTCTTACCCAAAAGATGATCCATTCCCTTATTTGCTTGCAGCACCTACAGGTAGAGCGGCAAAAAGAATGAGTGAAGCAACTGGCTTACCGGCAGTGACAATCCATCGCTTACTCGGTTGGACAAGAGAAGGGGAGTTTAGCCATCACGAGGAAAATCCTTTAAATGGAAAGTTGCTAATCATTGATGAGTTTTCAATGGTTGATGTTTGGTTAGGGAATCAATTACTCAAAAGCATTCCAGAAGGCTGCCAAGTCATTTTTGTAGGGGATGAGGATCAATTACCTTCTGTTGGCCCAGGTCAGGTCTTAAAGGATTTATTAAACTCTGGTACAGTTCCAACAGTACGATTAAAAGACATTTACCGTCAATCAGAAGATTCATCGATCATCACGCTTGCACATTATATAAAAGATGGAACAATATCCGAGGATTTATTTGAACAAAGAAAAGATCGTTCATTCATCGGTTGTTCAAGTCAACAAGTTGTTGAAGTCGTCAAAAAAGTGTGTGAAAACGCCAATAAAAAAGGTTTTCCTGTAAGAGATATTCAAGTTTTAGCTCCGATGTATCGTGGTCCAGCAGGAATTGATGCCCTAAATGAAGGGCTACAAGAGGTGTTTAACCCTAAAAAAGAAAAGCAACGTGAAATGAATTTTGGTGATACAACTTTTCGTACAGGTGATAAAGTTCTCCAACTCGTAAACGTTCCTGAGAATAATGTTTTTAATGGAGATATGGGTGAAATTGTCAATATTTTTTTCGCCAAAGAAAATGTAGAGCAACAAGATATTATGATCGTTTCATTTGATGGAAATGAAGTGACGTATACTAGACCAGATTTTTCTCAATTAACTCTTGCTTACTGTTGTTCAATACATAAGTCTCAAGGTAGTGAATTTGATATTATTGTGCTTCCGATTGTCAAAAGTTATTATCGGATGCTTCGAAGAAATTTAATTTACACTGCAGTGACAAGAAGTAAGAAGTTCTTAATCATGTGCGGAGAACAAGATGCATTTATTCAAGGCATTGGAAGAACAGATGATGGTCAAAGACAAACTACTCTATGTATGAAACTAAAAGGGATTGAAAATGGTGAAGTACAACTAAACGAAGATTTACCATTTCAGCTTTCAGACGAATTACCAAATCTTTCACCTTATGATTTCATGTAA
- a CDS encoding DUF3918 family protein has translation MARKSSLLGLGLGAGALAMKLMYDNKWLTSKNMKRMKKSLKKML, from the coding sequence ATGGCTAGAAAAAGCTCTTTATTAGGTTTAGGTTTAGGTGCAGGTGCACTTGCGATGAAGTTAATGTACGATAACAAATGGCTTACTTCAAAGAATATGAAACGGATGAAAAAGTCATTGAAAAAAATGCTTTAA
- a CDS encoding AI-2E family transporter, translating into MDGLKLKWIYRLCLILLIGLVGIVFYYLKPVYLHIVIGVLKSMVPFLIGLIIAYLLHPAIEYIHNKGIKRVIAILLIYLLFFGGCVLGLYLLLPIFKQQWQDILRAFPKVMALYDNFLSKIERKTSRMPIFLHNRIDLMINGAEKSGLSLLNKSGEWMKQLVNNIISLFIIPFIVFYFLKDYKVLSNMFWKIIPYKWRYEAKGLAKELNNTFGKYIRGQILVCLLLFGLATIFLWIVRMKYALVLGVIIGITDIIPYFGPVIGAIPTLFLAASEGTSLLIRVGITLIILQLIEGNVLSPLIIGKSIHTHPVIIMFSLLVAGEIAGFIGLLIAVPLLVVIISVIHYYSNRKERLST; encoded by the coding sequence ATGGACGGTTTAAAGTTAAAATGGATATATCGATTATGTTTAATTTTGCTAATTGGTTTAGTTGGAATCGTTTTTTATTATTTAAAACCGGTTTATTTACATATTGTAATTGGTGTTTTAAAATCGATGGTTCCATTTTTGATTGGTTTAATCATTGCCTATTTGTTACATCCAGCAATTGAATATATTCATAATAAAGGGATAAAACGAGTAATTGCGATTTTATTGATTTATTTATTATTTTTTGGAGGGTGTGTACTAGGGCTTTATTTATTACTCCCTATCTTTAAACAACAGTGGCAAGATATTTTAAGAGCTTTTCCTAAAGTAATGGCTTTATATGATAATTTTTTATCAAAAATCGAACGAAAGACTTCGAGAATGCCAATTTTTCTTCATAATCGTATTGATTTAATGATTAATGGTGCTGAAAAATCGGGATTATCATTATTAAATAAATCTGGTGAATGGATGAAGCAATTAGTAAATAATATTATTTCACTCTTTATCATTCCATTTATCGTTTTTTACTTTTTAAAAGATTATAAGGTCTTATCGAATATGTTTTGGAAAATTATCCCTTACAAATGGCGATATGAAGCAAAAGGATTAGCAAAAGAACTTAATAATACATTTGGAAAATATATTCGTGGTCAAATTTTAGTTTGTTTATTACTGTTTGGATTAGCAACAATATTTCTATGGATTGTTCGGATGAAATATGCTCTAGTATTAGGAGTGATCATAGGAATAACAGATATCATTCCGTATTTCGGACCGGTTATTGGAGCTATACCAACCTTGTTTCTAGCGGCTTCGGAAGGGACAAGTTTATTAATTAGAGTAGGTATTACTTTAATTATTTTACAATTAATTGAAGGTAACGTCCTTTCTCCGCTCATAATTGGAAAATCAATTCATACTCATCCAGTTATTATTATGTTTTCATTATTAGTTGCAGGTGAAATAGCTGGTTTTATTGGTTTGTTAATTGCGGTTCCATTATTAGTTGTCATTATTTCTGTTATTCACTATTACAGTAATAGAAAAGAACGTCTCTCAACTTGA
- the alaS gene encoding alanine--tRNA ligase, whose translation MKKLTAAQIRQMYLDFFKEKGHSIEPSASLVPVEDPTLLWINSGVATLKKYFDGRVIPENPRITNSQKSIRTNDIENVGKTARHHTFFEMLGNFSIGDYFREEAVTWGWELLTSSEWFGFEKEKLYVTVYPEDKETYDLWIKLGLDPEHIILLEGNFWEIGEGPCGPCTEIFYDRGLKYDPENIGIKLLKEDLENDRYLEIWNIVFSQFNSKDGLDRKEYPELPNKNIDTGMGLERMASVLQEVDTNFDTDLFMPIINVVETISGQKYRNGQLDQDTAFKVIADHIRTVSFAVADGALPSNEGRGYVLRRLIRRAVRFAKKLGIERPFMFELVPVVAEIMESYYPNVKEKVPFIQKVIKNEEERFHETLHEGLSLLTNVMKDAKAKGSTVIKGEDVFRLYDTYGFPIELTEEYAEEEGLTVDHDGFEVEMEKQRERARSARQDVDSMQVQSEALREIKETSAFVGYSQGSVESTILVLVQDGEKVEDVANGEEAHLILDVTPFYAESGGQIADRGTLTAPGLKVEVLDVQKAPNGQNLHRVKVVEGALSVGAKVESTINKANRSSIVKNHTATHLLHQALKDVLGTHVNQAGSLVNQERLRFDFSHFGQVTSEELEIIEKIVNEKIWESIPVQISEKAIAEAKAMGAMALFGEKYGDVVRVVQVGDYSLELCGGCHVDNTASIGTFKIISESGIGAGTRRIEAVTGKAAYEYMQEQIGQLKEAASLLKSNTKDVVARIETLQSDLKQVQKENESLSSKLSNIEAGNISNNVKEVNGVKFVAAKVNGADMNSLRTMVDDLKNKIGSVVVLLGSANEGKVNLIAGVTKDLVGQGYHAGNLIKEAATICGGGGGGRPDMAQAGGKDPSKLDEAVAFVEKWMNTISK comes from the coding sequence ATGAAAAAGCTAACTGCTGCTCAAATTCGCCAAATGTACTTAGATTTCTTTAAAGAAAAAGGTCACTCTATTGAGCCAAGCGCATCTTTAGTACCAGTAGAAGATCCAACTTTATTATGGATTAATAGTGGTGTGGCAACATTAAAAAAATATTTTGATGGTCGAGTAATTCCAGAGAATCCAAGGATAACAAATTCACAAAAATCAATTCGAACAAATGATATTGAGAATGTTGGGAAAACAGCTCGTCACCATACATTTTTTGAAATGCTAGGTAATTTCTCAATCGGAGATTATTTCCGTGAAGAAGCTGTAACATGGGGTTGGGAGCTTTTAACTTCATCTGAATGGTTTGGTTTTGAAAAAGAAAAATTATACGTTACTGTTTATCCTGAAGATAAAGAAACGTATGATTTATGGATTAAATTAGGATTAGATCCTGAGCATATTATCCTTTTAGAAGGTAACTTCTGGGAAATTGGTGAAGGACCATGTGGACCATGTACAGAGATTTTCTATGATCGTGGATTGAAATATGATCCAGAAAACATTGGAATTAAATTATTAAAAGAGGATTTAGAAAATGATCGATATTTAGAAATTTGGAATATTGTATTCTCTCAATTTAATTCAAAAGATGGTTTAGACCGCAAAGAATACCCTGAATTACCAAATAAAAACATTGATACTGGTATGGGCTTAGAACGTATGGCAAGTGTCCTACAAGAAGTAGACACAAACTTTGACACTGATTTATTTATGCCAATTATCAATGTTGTTGAAACAATTTCTGGTCAAAAATATCGAAATGGACAATTAGATCAAGATACTGCTTTTAAAGTAATTGCTGACCATATACGTACAGTATCTTTTGCTGTTGCAGATGGGGCTCTTCCTTCAAATGAAGGTCGCGGATATGTATTACGTCGATTAATCCGTCGTGCAGTTCGTTTTGCTAAAAAACTAGGTATTGAACGTCCATTTATGTTTGAACTTGTTCCAGTGGTTGCAGAAATCATGGAAAGCTACTATCCAAATGTAAAAGAAAAAGTACCGTTCATTCAAAAAGTAATTAAAAATGAGGAAGAGCGTTTCCATGAAACATTACATGAAGGATTATCACTTCTTACAAATGTAATGAAGGATGCAAAAGCTAAAGGAAGTACTGTAATTAAAGGTGAAGATGTTTTCCGTCTTTATGACACTTATGGATTCCCGATTGAATTAACAGAAGAATACGCAGAAGAAGAAGGATTAACAGTTGATCATGACGGTTTCGAAGTTGAAATGGAAAAACAACGTGAGCGTGCTCGTTCTGCAAGACAAGATGTTGACTCAATGCAGGTACAAAGTGAAGCACTTCGTGAAATCAAGGAAACTTCAGCTTTTGTAGGTTATAGCCAAGGTTCGGTTGAATCTACAATTCTTGTTCTTGTACAAGACGGAGAAAAAGTTGAAGATGTAGCAAATGGAGAAGAAGCTCATTTAATTCTTGATGTAACTCCTTTCTACGCTGAAAGTGGAGGTCAAATTGCAGACCGTGGAACGTTAACTGCTCCTGGTTTAAAGGTAGAAGTGCTTGATGTTCAAAAAGCTCCAAACGGACAAAATTTACATCGAGTGAAAGTTGTTGAAGGTGCGTTATCAGTAGGTGCTAAGGTTGAATCAACAATTAATAAAGCTAACCGTTCAAGTATTGTAAAGAACCACACAGCTACTCACTTATTACACCAAGCATTAAAGGATGTACTTGGAACTCATGTAAATCAAGCTGGTTCATTAGTAAATCAAGAACGCTTACGTTTTGACTTCTCACATTTCGGTCAAGTAACGTCTGAAGAACTTGAAATAATTGAAAAAATTGTGAATGAAAAAATTTGGGAAAGTATTCCAGTTCAAATTTCTGAAAAAGCAATTGCTGAAGCAAAAGCAATGGGAGCAATGGCATTATTCGGTGAAAAATATGGTGATGTAGTACGAGTAGTACAAGTTGGAGATTATAGTCTTGAGCTATGTGGTGGATGTCATGTTGATAACACAGCATCAATCGGTACATTTAAAATAATTTCTGAGTCAGGAATTGGAGCTGGTACGCGCCGTATTGAAGCAGTAACTGGCAAAGCAGCTTACGAATATATGCAAGAACAAATTGGTCAATTAAAAGAGGCAGCTAGCCTATTAAAATCAAATACGAAAGACGTTGTTGCTCGTATTGAAACTTTACAATCAGATTTAAAACAGGTACAAAAAGAGAATGAATCACTTTCTTCAAAATTAAGTAATATTGAAGCAGGAAATATTAGTAATAACGTAAAAGAAGTAAATGGAGTAAAATTCGTTGCTGCTAAAGTAAATGGAGCAGATATGAATAGTCTTCGCACAATGGTTGATGACCTTAAAAATAAAATTGGTTCTGTTGTTGTATTACTTGGTTCTGCTAATGAAGGTAAAGTAAACTTAATTGCTGGTGTTACAAAAGATTTAGTCGGTCAAGGATATCATGCAGGTAATCTAATAAAAGAAGCTGCTACAATTTGTGGCGGAGGAGGCGGAGGCCGTCCTGATATGGCTCAAGCTGGCGGTAAAGATCCTTCGAAATTAGACGAGGCTGTTGCTTTTGTTGAAAAATGGATGAATACGATTTCAAAATAA
- a CDS encoding IreB family regulatory phosphoprotein yields MDSFDKTMKFSLQDEGQDIRVNEVLLKVHDALQEKGYNPINQIVGYLLSGDPAYIPRHNDARSMMKKLERDEIIEELVKSYLQQHRGE; encoded by the coding sequence ATGGATTCATTTGATAAAACGATGAAGTTTAGTTTGCAAGATGAAGGTCAAGATATACGAGTTAATGAAGTTTTGTTAAAGGTTCATGACGCGTTACAAGAAAAAGGCTATAATCCAATCAATCAAATAGTAGGATACTTATTATCAGGTGATCCTGCATACATTCCTCGTCACAATGACGCAAGAAGTATGATGAAAAAATTAGAACGTGATGAAATCATTGAGGAATTAGTTAAATCTTACTTACAACAACATCGTGGAGAATAA
- the ruvX gene encoding Holliday junction resolvase RuvX, with translation MRALGLDVGTKTIGVAVSDALGWTAQGLETVKIDEERQKFGLDRLKEIIDSYEIEKIVVGLPKNMNGSIGERGEACTRFGKMLEEEFKLPVILWDERLSTMAAERFLISADVSRKKRKQVIDKMAAVVILQNYLDSIK, from the coding sequence ATGAGAGCACTTGGGCTAGATGTAGGTACTAAAACAATTGGTGTAGCTGTAAGTGATGCTCTTGGTTGGACAGCTCAAGGTCTTGAGACAGTCAAAATTGATGAAGAACGTCAGAAATTTGGACTAGACCGACTAAAAGAAATCATCGACAGCTACGAAATCGAAAAAATAGTTGTAGGCTTACCTAAAAATATGAACGGAAGTATTGGAGAACGCGGAGAAGCTTGTACGCGTTTTGGAAAAATGCTTGAAGAAGAATTCAAACTTCCGGTTATACTATGGGATGAAAGACTTTCAACAATGGCTGCCGAACGTTTTCTAATCTCTGCTGACGTAAGTCGTAAGAAAAGAAAACAAGTAATCGATAAAATGGCAGCAGTAGTTATTTTACAAAACTACTTAGATAGTATAAAGTGA
- a CDS encoding DUF1292 domain-containing protein: MEHGEDRQITIIDEEGNEILCNIIMTFESDDYGKSYVIYSPVGQEFDEDGDPIYHASSFIPAEDGEDGELYPIESDEEWEMVEEVLNTFFDEEEAE, from the coding sequence ATGGAACACGGTGAAGACAGACAAATTACAATCATCGATGAGGAAGGTAATGAGATTCTTTGTAATATTATCATGACTTTCGAATCAGATGATTACGGTAAATCATATGTAATTTATAGTCCAGTTGGACAAGAGTTTGATGAAGATGGAGACCCAATCTACCATGCATCTAGCTTCATTCCTGCAGAAGATGGTGAAGATGGAGAGTTATATCCAATCGAATCAGACGAAGAGTGGGAAATGGTTGAAGAAGTATTAAACACTTTCTTTGACGAAGAAGAAGCAGAATAA
- the mltG gene encoding endolytic transglycosylase MltG, with translation MLIFTYFMIACIVVVGAGFATYQYMLKPVNSANKQIKLVTIPEGSSVDNIAAIFKKKNLIKNTSIFKLYVKLHNKASLKSGNYHFSENQGVATIVNHLQVGGKYQVAVKDLMIPEGSQINEIAATIAKEFKLDQAAVLKQLNDKAFIQGLQKKFPQLITNDVFKPGIRYPLEGYLYPSTYMYGDFTPSLEEIITPMLNETVKILDQYKAEMSNKKLTPHQTLTMASLIEEEATGTTDRKLISSVFYNRLKIGMPLQTDPTVLYALGKHKERVLYKDLEVKSPYNTYYVKGLPVGPIASAGVDSIVAALEPAKSDYLYFLADKTGKVIFTKSLAEHNTEKEKHIK, from the coding sequence ATGCTTATTTTTACATATTTTATGATTGCTTGTATTGTCGTAGTTGGAGCGGGGTTTGCAACTTATCAATATATGTTAAAACCTGTTAATTCAGCAAATAAACAAATTAAATTAGTAACAATTCCTGAAGGAAGCTCTGTTGATAATATTGCAGCAATTTTTAAAAAGAAAAACTTAATAAAAAATACATCAATTTTTAAACTATATGTGAAGTTGCATAACAAAGCTAGTCTAAAATCAGGGAATTATCATTTTAGCGAAAACCAAGGGGTTGCTACAATTGTAAACCACTTACAAGTAGGTGGTAAATATCAGGTTGCTGTAAAGGATTTAATGATTCCTGAAGGTTCTCAAATTAACGAAATCGCAGCGACTATTGCAAAAGAATTTAAATTAGATCAAGCAGCTGTACTAAAACAGTTGAATGATAAAGCATTTATTCAGGGGCTACAAAAAAAGTTTCCTCAATTAATAACGAATGATGTTTTTAAACCTGGAATACGCTATCCGTTAGAAGGGTACTTATATCCATCAACTTATATGTATGGGGATTTTACTCCGAGCTTAGAGGAAATTATTACACCGATGCTAAATGAAACAGTGAAAATTTTAGATCAATATAAAGCAGAAATGAGTAACAAAAAACTTACGCCTCATCAGACATTAACAATGGCCTCGTTAATTGAGGAAGAAGCAACCGGTACAACCGATCGAAAGTTAATTTCAAGTGTATTTTATAATCGACTAAAAATAGGAATGCCATTACAAACGGATCCAACAGTTTTGTATGCACTGGGTAAACATAAAGAACGTGTTTTATATAAAGATTTAGAAGTTAAATCTCCTTATAATACTTATTATGTTAAAGGGTTACCGGTAGGACCAATCGCAAGTGCTGGCGTTGATAGTATAGTAGCTGCTCTTGAGCCTGCTAAATCAGATTATTTATATTTCCTTGCTGATAAAACAGGTAAAGTAATCTTTACAAAATCGTTAGCTGAGCACAATACAGAAAAAGAAAAGCATATAAAATAA
- a CDS encoding O-methyltransferase, which produces MNDVLVRQYLANFYKHREPFIEEMESYAFEHHVPIMDKAGMEFMLGLLYLIQPTSILEIGSAIGYSSIRMAKEFPNVKIVTMERNAERIRKAKEFIERSDYSNRILLLEGDALLLKEKLPENRRFDVIFIDAAKAQYKRFFELYEPLLSDRGVIISDNVLFKGQVAESADLVDDRRKKALIKKIQNYNEWLMNHPKYDSTIIPIGDGVAISKKRGVNND; this is translated from the coding sequence ATGAATGACGTTTTAGTTCGTCAATACTTGGCGAATTTTTATAAACATAGAGAACCTTTTATAGAAGAAATGGAATCATATGCATTTGAGCATCACGTGCCGATCATGGATAAAGCAGGCATGGAATTTATGCTTGGTTTACTTTATTTAATACAGCCAACTTCCATTCTTGAAATTGGTAGTGCGATAGGTTATTCAAGTATTCGAATGGCAAAAGAGTTTCCAAATGTGAAGATTGTTACAATGGAGCGAAACGCAGAGAGAATTCGAAAAGCAAAAGAATTTATTGAGCGAAGTGATTACAGTAATCGAATTCTACTTTTAGAAGGTGATGCTTTACTTTTAAAAGAAAAGTTGCCTGAGAACAGACGATTTGATGTTATTTTTATCGACGCAGCTAAAGCTCAGTATAAACGATTTTTTGAATTATATGAGCCTTTACTATCGGACAGAGGTGTTATCATTTCAGATAATGTTTTATTTAAAGGCCAAGTTGCTGAAAGTGCGGATTTAGTTGATGATCGACGAAAGAAAGCTTTAATAAAAAAGATTCAAAATTACAATGAATGGCTAATGAATCACCCTAAGTATGATTCGACAATTATACCAATTGGTGATGGAGTTGCTATTAGTAAGAAAAGGGGAGTTAATAATGATTAA